In a genomic window of Salegentibacter salegens:
- a CDS encoding type II toxin-antitoxin system RelE/ParE family toxin, which yields MVQINWTFQAQSDLKSIAEYIGKDSKKYARLQIIKLRNRTKILYTQIYSGKSVPEINHPNIRELIEGNYRIIYKILNNQRVDILTVYHSARNLKAENL from the coding sequence ATGGTTCAAATAAATTGGACTTTTCAAGCACAATCTGACTTAAAAAGTATTGCGGAATATATCGGCAAGGATTCTAAAAAGTATGCTAGATTACAAATCATTAAACTCAGGAACCGAACAAAAATTCTTTACACTCAAATCTATTCAGGTAAATCGGTTCCCGAAATAAATCATCCTAATATTAGAGAATTAATTGAAGGGAATTACCGAATTATCTATAAAATTTTGAATAACCAAAGAGTGGATATCCTTACTGTTTATCACTCAGCCAGAAATTTAAAGGCAGAAAATCTGTAA